In Pseudomonas fluorescens, a genomic segment contains:
- the pstB gene encoding phosphate ABC transporter ATP-binding protein PstB gives MQHETQSHGINMSALGRDKQSLSLAQETVAIEVPGLSLYYGEKQALFDVSMNIPKQRVTAFIGPSGCGKSTLLRTFNRMNDLVDGCRVDGAINLYGTNIYRKGEDVAELRRRVGMVFQKPNPFPKTIYENVVYGLRIQGINKKRILDEAVEWALKGAALWDEVKDRLHESALGLSGGQQQRLVIARTIAVEPEVLLLDEPCSALDPISTLKVEELIYELKSKFTIVIVTHNMQQAARVSDYTAFMYMGKLVEFGDTDTLFTNPAKKQTEDYITGRYG, from the coding sequence ATGCAACACGAAACCCAATCCCACGGCATCAACATGTCTGCCCTGGGGCGTGACAAGCAGAGCCTGAGCCTGGCCCAGGAGACCGTGGCCATCGAAGTGCCCGGCCTGAGCCTGTACTACGGTGAAAAGCAGGCGTTGTTCGACGTCAGCATGAACATCCCCAAGCAGCGCGTGACCGCCTTTATCGGCCCCTCGGGCTGCGGCAAGTCCACCCTGCTGCGCACGTTCAACCGCATGAACGACCTGGTGGACGGTTGCCGCGTGGACGGTGCGATCAACCTCTACGGCACCAACATCTACCGCAAGGGCGAAGACGTGGCCGAGTTGCGTCGTCGCGTGGGCATGGTGTTCCAGAAGCCCAACCCGTTCCCCAAGACCATCTACGAAAATGTGGTCTACGGCCTGCGCATCCAAGGCATCAACAAGAAACGTATCCTTGATGAGGCCGTGGAGTGGGCACTCAAGGGCGCGGCGCTGTGGGATGAGGTCAAGGACCGCCTGCATGAGTCAGCGCTGGGCCTGTCCGGCGGCCAGCAGCAACGTCTGGTGATTGCGCGCACCATCGCCGTGGAGCCGGAAGTGCTGCTGCTCGACGAACCGTGCTCGGCACTCGACCCGATCTCGACGCTGAAAGTGGAAGAACTGATCTACGAGCTCAAGTCCAAGTTCACCATCGTCATCGTGACCCACAACATGCAACAGGCGGCGCGGGTTTCCGACTACACCGCGTTCATGTACATGGGCAAGCTGGTGGAGTTCGGCGATACCGATACCCTGTTCACCAATCCGGCGAAAAAACAGACCGAAGACTACATCACCGGTCGCTACGGCTAG
- the phoU gene encoding phosphate signaling complex protein PhoU: MISKEGLTHHISAQFNAELEEVRSHLLAMGGLVEKQVNDAVTALIEADSGLAQQVREIDDQINQMERNIDEECLRILARRQPAASDLRLIISISKSVIDLERIGDEATKIARRAIQLCEEGEAPRGYVEVRHIGDQVRNMVRDALDAFARFDAELALSVAQYDKIIDREYKTALRELATYMMEDPRSISRVLSIIWVLRSLERIGDHARNISELVIYLVRGTDVRHMGLKRMKAEVEGSVDQIPNVPGESDDK, encoded by the coding sequence ATGATTAGCAAAGAAGGCCTTACCCATCACATCTCCGCGCAGTTCAATGCCGAGCTTGAGGAAGTGCGCAGCCACCTCCTGGCGATGGGCGGGCTGGTGGAGAAGCAAGTCAACGATGCGGTCACCGCGCTGATCGAGGCCGACTCGGGCCTGGCCCAGCAAGTGCGTGAGATCGATGATCAGATCAACCAGATGGAACGCAACATCGACGAAGAATGCCTGCGCATTCTTGCCCGTCGCCAGCCGGCGGCGTCCGACTTGCGTTTGATCATCAGCATTTCCAAGTCGGTGATCGATCTCGAGCGCATCGGCGACGAAGCCACCAAGATTGCCCGTCGCGCCATCCAGCTGTGTGAAGAAGGCGAAGCCCCGCGCGGCTACGTGGAAGTGCGCCATATCGGCGACCAGGTGCGCAACATGGTGCGCGACGCGCTTGACGCATTCGCCCGCTTCGATGCCGAGCTGGCATTGTCGGTGGCCCAGTACGACAAGATCATCGACCGTGAGTACAAGACGGCGTTGCGTGAGCTGGCGACCTACATGATGGAAGACCCGCGCTCTATCTCAAGGGTCTTGAGCATTATCTGGGTGCTGCGCTCCCTGGAGCGGATCGGCGACCACGCGCGCAATATCTCGGAACTGGTGATCTATCTGGTACGCGGCACCGACGTACGGCACATGGGCCTCAAGCGCATGAAAGCGGAAGTTGAAGGTTCAGTCGATCAAATCCCTAATGTTCCTGGCGAATCTGACGATAAGTAA
- a CDS encoding response regulator: protein MSKVSVLVVDDASFIRDLVKKCLRNYFPGIKIEDAVNGKKAQAILMRETFDLVLCDWEMPEMSGLELLTWCREQAHLKAMPFVMVTSRGDKENVVQAIQAGVSGYVSKPFTNEQLLNKVKQALHKIGRLDALVASAPTKMNSAFGNDSLSALTGGKPEAVKAAPVAAVAPSRGLLNSPPVQAAPAAGAPAGGRGQGQLRLSSGTQQCVIKALSIKEALLVVRRGEVLPQVLESAVLDLEQGDNAEVARLNGYLHAIVAFEPKPDSDWLQLTFRFIDQDAQKLDYISRLIARGTAQKHFVPGA, encoded by the coding sequence ATGAGTAAAGTCAGTGTATTGGTGGTGGATGACGCCTCGTTTATTCGCGACCTGGTGAAGAAGTGCCTGCGCAACTACTTCCCGGGCATCAAGATCGAAGATGCGGTGAACGGTAAAAAGGCCCAGGCCATCCTGATGCGCGAAACCTTCGATCTGGTGCTGTGCGACTGGGAAATGCCGGAGATGTCCGGGCTTGAGCTATTGACCTGGTGCCGCGAACAGGCGCACCTCAAGGCCATGCCATTCGTGATGGTGACCAGCCGTGGCGACAAGGAAAACGTGGTCCAGGCGATCCAGGCCGGTGTATCCGGCTACGTCAGCAAGCCGTTCACCAACGAGCAGTTGCTGAACAAGGTCAAGCAGGCCCTGCACAAAATCGGCCGTCTCGACGCCTTAGTCGCCAGCGCACCGACCAAGATGAACTCGGCTTTCGGCAACGACTCGCTGAGCGCCCTGACCGGCGGCAAACCTGAAGCGGTCAAGGCCGCTCCGGTCGCGGCCGTGGCACCCAGCCGCGGCTTGCTCAACAGCCCACCCGTGCAAGCGGCGCCAGCGGCAGGGGCACCGGCAGGTGGTCGTGGCCAGGGCCAATTGCGCCTGTCCAGCGGCACCCAGCAGTGTGTGATCAAGGCGCTGAGCATCAAGGAGGCGCTGCTGGTGGTGCGTCGCGGTGAGGTCCTGCCCCAGGTACTGGAAAGTGCGGTACTCGACCTTGAGCAGGGCGACAACGCCGAAGTCGCGCGCCTCAACGGCTACCTGCACGCCATTGTGGCGTTCGAGCCCAAGCCCGACAGCGACTGGCTGCAACTGACCTTCCGGTTCATCGACCAGGATGCGCAGAAGCTTGACTACATCTCGCGCCTGATCGCGCGCGGCACGGCGCAGAAGCATTTTGTGCCGGGCGCCTGA
- a CDS encoding M23 family metallopeptidase gives MLMRFLLCCGLATVALSTQAMTLYKSVDANGLVFFSDRYTPGAQAFVIRERKVERPMLVVPRPDRPQQAYRYPLPWRGGPFRLTQGPNGSFSHTDAKSRYAMDIAMPEGTPIIAARSGVVVKTENEQAGRGNDASGNFVRVRHDDGTEGVYLHLKRGSVSVRVGQRVAVGSPLALSGNTGNSSGPHLHFVVQRPTEAGLVSIPYEFNQPVGALPNFALGN, from the coding sequence ATGCTCATGCGCTTTTTGCTGTGCTGCGGGCTTGCAACGGTCGCCCTGTCGACCCAGGCCATGACCCTCTACAAATCCGTCGATGCCAATGGCCTGGTGTTTTTCAGCGACCGGTATACGCCTGGCGCCCAGGCGTTCGTGATCCGAGAGCGCAAGGTTGAGCGACCGATGCTTGTCGTGCCCAGGCCCGATCGTCCACAACAAGCTTACCGCTACCCCTTGCCTTGGCGCGGCGGTCCTTTCCGCCTGACCCAGGGCCCCAACGGCAGTTTCAGCCACACCGACGCCAAGAGCCGCTACGCCATGGACATTGCCATGCCTGAAGGCACGCCGATTATTGCCGCCCGCAGCGGTGTGGTGGTGAAGACCGAGAACGAGCAGGCCGGGCGGGGCAATGATGCGTCGGGGAATTTTGTGCGGGTGCGGCACGACGATGGCACCGAGGGCGTGTACCTGCATCTCAAGCGAGGGTCGGTCAGTGTGAGGGTAGGGCAACGCGTGGCAGTGGGGAGCCCGCTGGCGTTATCGGGCAATACCGGCAACAGCAGCGGGCCGCATCTGCACTTCGTGGTGCAGCGGCCCACCGAGGCGGGGCTGGTGTCGATCCCGTATGAATTCAACCAGCCCGTCGGCGCATTGCCCAATTTTGCATTGGGCAATTGA
- a CDS encoding hemolysin family protein, with product MDPSPGITLATLFADFGMILFALVLVLLNGFFVAAEFAMVKLRSTRVEAIAHTNGWRGQILRTVHSQLDAYLSACQLGITLASLGLGWVGEPAFAHILEPLLGAVGVESPEVIKGVSFFAAFFVISYLHIVVGELAPKSWAIRKPELLSLWTAVPLYLFYWAMYPAIYLLNASANAILRIAGQGEPGPHHEHHYSREELKLILHSSRGQDPSDQGMRVLASAVEMGELEVVDWANSREDLVTLDFNAPLKEILALFRRHKFSRYPVYDAVRNEFVGLLHIKDLLLELAALDHLPESFNLAELTRPLERVSRHMPLSQLLEQFRKGGAHFALVEEADGKVIGYLTMEDVLEVLVGDIQDEHRKAERGILAYQPGKLLVRGDTPLFKVERLLGVDLDHIEAETLAGLVYDTLKRVPEEEEVLEVEGLRIIIKKMKGPKIVLAKVLLLD from the coding sequence ATGGACCCTTCCCCTGGTATCACCCTCGCCACACTCTTCGCCGACTTCGGCATGATTCTTTTTGCACTGGTCCTGGTACTGCTCAACGGATTTTTCGTTGCAGCGGAGTTCGCCATGGTCAAATTGCGCTCCACCCGGGTCGAGGCCATCGCCCATACCAACGGCTGGCGCGGACAGATCCTGCGCACCGTGCACAGCCAGCTCGACGCCTACCTGTCGGCCTGCCAGCTGGGTATCACCCTCGCCTCCCTGGGCCTGGGCTGGGTCGGTGAGCCGGCCTTTGCGCATATCCTCGAACCGCTGCTGGGCGCCGTGGGCGTCGAATCGCCGGAAGTGATCAAGGGTGTGTCGTTCTTTGCCGCGTTCTTTGTGATTTCCTACCTGCACATCGTGGTCGGTGAACTGGCGCCCAAGTCCTGGGCGATCCGCAAACCCGAGTTGCTGTCGCTATGGACCGCCGTGCCGCTGTACCTGTTCTACTGGGCCATGTACCCGGCGATCTACCTGCTCAACGCCAGCGCCAACGCCATCCTGCGCATCGCCGGCCAAGGCGAACCCGGCCCGCACCACGAGCACCATTACAGCCGCGAAGAACTCAAGCTGATCCTGCACTCCAGCCGTGGCCAGGACCCCAGCGACCAGGGCATGCGCGTGCTGGCGTCGGCCGTGGAAATGGGCGAGCTGGAAGTGGTGGACTGGGCCAACTCCCGGGAAGACCTGGTGACCCTGGACTTCAACGCCCCCCTCAAGGAAATCCTCGCGCTGTTCCGTCGCCACAAATTCAGCCGTTACCCCGTGTATGACGCGGTGCGCAACGAGTTTGTCGGCCTTTTGCACATCAAGGACCTGCTGCTGGAACTGGCGGCCCTGGACCACCTCCCCGAGTCGTTCAACCTGGCCGAGCTGACCCGCCCGCTGGAACGTGTGTCGCGGCACATGCCGTTGTCACAGTTGCTGGAGCAGTTCCGCAAGGGCGGCGCGCATTTCGCCCTGGTGGAAGAAGCCGACGGCAAGGTCATCGGCTACCTGACCATGGAAGACGTGCTGGAAGTGCTGGTAGGCGATATTCAGGACGAACACCGCAAGGCCGAGCGCGGTATCCTCGCCTATCAGCCGGGCAAGCTGCTGGTACGGGGCGATACGCCGCTGTTCAAGGTGGAACGCCTGCTGGGCGTCGACCTGGACCACATCGAGGCTGAAACCTTGGCCGGGCTGGTCTACGACACCCTCAAGCGGGTGCCTGAAGAAGAAGAAGTGCTGGAGGTTGAGGGCTTGCGGATCATCATCAAGAAGATGAAAGGACCGAAGATCGTGCTGGCCAAGGTGTTACTGCTCGACTAA
- the phoR gene encoding phosphate regulon sensor histidine kinase PhoR: MLLLITGCLLVGLVSGQYGWSLAVGIGLYLGWTLKQLLRLHEWLRQHKPDEAPPDGYGLWGEVFDSIYHLQRRDQRVRGRLQAVIDRVQESTAALKDAVIMLDSDGNLEWWNRAAETLLGLKTPQDSGQPVTNLVRHPRFKEYFEQENYEEALEIPSPTNDRVRIQLYLTRYGNNEHLMLVRDVTRIHQLEQMRKDFVANVSHELRTPLTVICGYLETLLDNVDEINPRWSRALQQMQQQGSRMQTLLNDLLLLAKLEATDYPSDNQPVAVQSLLQTIKNDAQALSGQRGQQITLEADPSILLKGSEGELRSAFSNLVFNAVKYTQDKGNIRIRWWADEHGAHLSVQDSGIGIDAKHLPRLTERFYRVDSSRNSNTGGTGLGLAIVKHVLLRHRARLEISSVLGHGSTFTCHFPPTQVARSRVLSPDE; the protein is encoded by the coding sequence ATGCTTCTGTTGATCACCGGCTGCCTGCTGGTGGGCCTGGTCAGCGGTCAATACGGCTGGAGCCTGGCTGTTGGCATCGGCCTGTACCTGGGCTGGACGCTCAAGCAATTGCTGCGCCTGCATGAATGGTTGCGCCAGCACAAACCCGATGAAGCACCACCCGACGGCTACGGCCTGTGGGGCGAGGTGTTCGACAGCATCTACCACCTGCAACGCCGCGACCAACGCGTCCGCGGGCGCCTGCAAGCGGTGATCGACCGGGTACAGGAGTCCACCGCCGCGCTCAAGGACGCGGTGATCATGCTCGACAGCGATGGCAACCTGGAATGGTGGAACCGCGCCGCCGAGACCCTGCTGGGCCTCAAGACGCCCCAGGACAGCGGCCAGCCGGTGACCAACCTGGTGCGCCACCCGCGCTTCAAGGAGTACTTCGAACAGGAGAACTACGAAGAAGCCCTGGAAATCCCCTCGCCCACCAACGACCGCGTGCGCATCCAGCTGTACCTGACGCGCTACGGCAACAACGAACACCTGATGCTGGTGCGTGACGTGACACGCATCCACCAGCTGGAGCAGATGCGCAAGGACTTCGTCGCCAACGTCTCCCACGAACTGCGTACCCCATTGACCGTGATCTGCGGCTACCTGGAGACGCTGCTGGACAATGTCGACGAGATCAACCCGCGCTGGAGCCGCGCCCTGCAACAGATGCAGCAACAGGGCTCGCGCATGCAAACCCTGCTCAACGACTTGCTGTTGCTGGCCAAGCTGGAGGCCACCGATTACCCGTCGGACAACCAGCCGGTCGCGGTGCAGAGCCTGTTGCAGACCATCAAGAACGACGCCCAGGCCCTGTCCGGCCAACGCGGGCAACAGATCACCCTGGAAGCCGACCCGTCGATCCTGCTCAAAGGCAGCGAAGGCGAATTGCGCAGCGCGTTTTCCAACCTGGTGTTCAATGCGGTGAAATACACCCAGGACAAGGGCAATATCCGCATCCGCTGGTGGGCCGATGAACACGGCGCCCACCTGAGCGTGCAGGACTCCGGCATCGGCATCGATGCCAAGCACCTGCCGCGCCTCACCGAACGGTTCTACCGTGTCGACTCCAGCCGCAACTCCAACACCGGCGGCACCGGCCTCGGCCTGGCCATCGTCAAGCATGTGCTGCTGCGCCATCGCGCGCGGCTGGAGATCAGCAGCGTGCTGGGGCATGGCAGTACGTTCACCTGCCATTTTCCGCCGACTCAGGTGGCGCGCTCGCGAGTCCTCAGCCCCGACGAATAA
- the phoB gene encoding phosphate regulon transcriptional regulator PhoB codes for MVGRSILIVDDEAPIREMIAVALEMAGYDCLEAENSQQAHAIIVDRKPDLILLDWMLPGTSGIELARRLKRDELTGDIPIIMLTAKGEEDNKIQGLEVGADDYITKPFSPRELVARLKAVLRRAGPTDGEAPIEVGGLLLDPISHRVTIDGKPAEMGPTEYRLLQFFMTHQERAYTRGQLLDQVWGGNVYVEERTVDVHIRRLRKALGDAYENLVQTVRGTGYRFSTKG; via the coding sequence ATGGTTGGCAGGAGCATTCTGATCGTTGACGACGAAGCGCCCATTCGCGAGATGATCGCCGTTGCGTTGGAAATGGCCGGCTATGACTGCCTGGAGGCGGAAAACTCCCAGCAGGCCCATGCCATCATCGTCGACCGCAAGCCGGACCTGATCCTGCTGGACTGGATGCTGCCGGGCACCTCCGGTATCGAACTGGCCCGCCGCCTCAAGCGTGATGAGCTGACCGGGGATATCCCGATCATCATGCTCACCGCCAAGGGCGAAGAGGACAACAAGATCCAGGGCCTGGAAGTCGGCGCCGACGACTACATCACCAAGCCATTTTCCCCACGGGAGCTGGTCGCTCGTCTGAAAGCGGTACTGCGCCGTGCCGGTCCTACCGATGGCGAAGCACCGATCGAAGTGGGCGGCCTGCTGCTGGACCCGATCAGCCACCGCGTGACCATCGACGGCAAGCCTGCCGAGATGGGCCCGACCGAATACCGCCTGCTGCAATTTTTCATGACCCACCAGGAGCGCGCCTACACCCGTGGCCAATTGCTGGACCAGGTGTGGGGCGGCAACGTGTATGTGGAAGAGCGCACCGTGGACGTGCACATCCGTCGCCTGCGCAAAGCCTTGGGCGACGCTTACGAGAATCTGGTACAAACCGTGCGCGGCACCGGCTATCGGTTTTCCACCAAGGGCTGA
- the ubiA gene encoding 4-hydroxybenzoate octaprenyltransferase yields the protein MYQRLLKSLNRLNPRAWDFIQLTRMDKPIGIYLLLWPTLWALWIAGKGSPALLNIVIFVLGVVLTRAGGCVINDWADRKVDGHVKRTAQRPLASGKISSKEALVFFAVLMLISFLLVLLTNATTIWLSLGGLALAASYPFMKRYTYYPQVVLGAAFSWGMPMAFTAETGHLPATAWLLYIANLLWTVGYDTYYAMTDRDDDLKIGVKSTAILFGDADRVIILTLQGLALLCLLLAGARFELGGWFHLGLLAAAGCFAWEFWYTRDRDRMKCFKAFLHNHWAGLAIFVGIVADYAFR from the coding sequence ATGTATCAACGTCTGCTCAAATCCTTGAACCGCCTGAACCCCAGGGCCTGGGATTTCATTCAGTTGACCCGCATGGACAAGCCCATCGGCATCTACCTGTTGCTGTGGCCGACGCTGTGGGCGCTGTGGATCGCCGGCAAGGGCTCGCCGGCCCTCCTCAACATCGTGATTTTCGTATTGGGTGTGGTGCTGACCCGCGCCGGCGGTTGCGTGATCAACGACTGGGCCGACCGCAAGGTCGACGGCCATGTGAAGCGCACCGCGCAACGCCCGCTGGCCAGCGGCAAGATCAGTTCAAAAGAGGCCCTGGTGTTCTTTGCGGTACTGATGCTGATCAGCTTCCTGCTGGTACTGCTGACCAACGCCACAACCATCTGGTTGTCGCTGGGCGGCCTGGCACTGGCGGCCAGCTACCCGTTCATGAAGCGCTACACCTATTATCCCCAGGTGGTGTTGGGCGCGGCGTTTTCCTGGGGCATGCCGATGGCGTTCACCGCCGAAACCGGCCACCTGCCCGCCACCGCCTGGCTGCTGTATATAGCCAACCTGCTGTGGACGGTGGGCTACGACACCTATTACGCAATGACCGACCGCGATGACGACCTGAAGATCGGCGTCAAATCCACGGCCATTCTGTTCGGCGATGCTGACCGGGTGATCATCCTGACCCTGCAAGGCCTGGCGCTGCTGTGCCTGTTGCTGGCCGGCGCAAGGTTTGAGCTGGGGGGCTGGTTCCACCTGGGGTTGCTGGCGGCGGCAGGCTGCTTTGCCTGGGAGTTCTGGTACACCCGCGACAGGGACCGGATGAAATGCTTCAAGGCGTTTTTGCACAACCACTGGGCCGGGTTGGCGATTTTTGTCGGGATTGTGGCGGATTACGCGTTTCGCTGA
- a CDS encoding chorismate--pyruvate lyase family protein yields MPHSIALPDVCQWLTQSLLTPAPAPVTLDWLFDEGSLTRRLTWLSNDGFSVTPLFEGWQPLRDDECAALHMPPASIGWVREVYLRGHGQPWVFARSVAARSALQGDGLHMDELGSRSLGELLFCDHAFTRQAIEVCRYPRQWLPTTDQADGLWARRSRFDRGPLSVLVAEVFLPSFWHALHDHPENC; encoded by the coding sequence GTGCCGCACTCAATCGCCCTTCCCGATGTTTGCCAATGGCTGACCCAGAGCCTTCTGACCCCTGCGCCCGCGCCCGTGACCCTCGACTGGCTGTTCGACGAAGGCTCGCTGACGCGCCGGCTGACGTGGCTGTCCAACGATGGCTTCAGCGTGACGCCGCTGTTCGAAGGCTGGCAGCCGCTGCGCGATGATGAATGCGCGGCGCTGCACATGCCCCCGGCCAGTATCGGTTGGGTGCGCGAGGTGTATTTGCGCGGGCATGGCCAACCGTGGGTATTTGCCCGCAGTGTGGCGGCGCGCAGCGCATTGCAGGGCGACGGCTTGCATATGGACGAATTGGGCAGCCGCTCCCTGGGCGAATTGCTGTTTTGCGATCACGCGTTCACCCGCCAAGCCATCGAGGTGTGCCGTTACCCTCGCCAATGGCTGCCCACCACGGACCAGGCCGACGGGCTGTGGGCACGCCGCTCACGCTTTGATCGTGGGCCGCTGAGCGTGCTGGTGGCGGAAGTCTTCCTGCCGAGTTTCTGGCACGCGCTGCATGACCATCCGGAGAATTGCTGA
- a CDS encoding rubredoxin, with translation MKKWQCVVCGLIYDEKDGWPDDGIAPGTLWQDVPEDWLCPDCGVGKMDFEMIEIG, from the coding sequence ATGAAGAAGTGGCAATGTGTAGTCTGCGGCCTGATCTATGACGAAAAAGACGGCTGGCCGGATGATGGTATCGCTCCGGGCACCCTGTGGCAGGACGTCCCGGAAGACTGGCTGTGCCCGGACTGCGGCGTCGGCAAGATGGATTTCGAAATGATCGAAATCGGCTAA
- a CDS encoding NAD(P)/FAD-dependent oxidoreductase, with product MNAPVVIIGTGLAGYNVAREFRKLDSETPLLLITADDGRSYSKPMLSTGFGKNKDADGLSMAEPGAMAEQLKAEVRTHTRITGIDPGHKRLWIGEEAVAYRDLVLAWGAETVRVPVEGDASELIFPINDLEDYARFRTAAAGKRRVLLLGAGLIGCEFANDLILGGYEIDLVAPCEQVMPTLLHPAAAAAVQAGLEGLGARFHLGPVLNRLQRTADGLEAHLSDGEVVACDLVVSAIGLRPRIDLAAAAGLQTNRGIMVDRHLKTSHANIYALGDCAEVDGLNLLYVMPLMTCARALAQTLAGNATAVSYGPMPVTVKTPVCPLVVSPPPRGAEGVWSVEGQGADIKALCRDASGRLLGYALTGSAVMEKLALNKELPPLLA from the coding sequence ATGAACGCACCTGTCGTGATCATCGGCACAGGATTGGCCGGCTACAACGTGGCCCGGGAGTTTCGCAAGCTCGACAGCGAGACCCCATTGCTGCTGATCACCGCGGATGACGGGCGCTCCTACTCCAAGCCCATGCTCTCCACTGGCTTTGGCAAGAACAAGGACGCCGATGGCCTGAGCATGGCTGAACCGGGCGCGATGGCCGAGCAACTCAAGGCTGAAGTGCGCACCCACACACGCATCACTGGCATCGACCCAGGTCACAAGCGCCTGTGGATTGGCGAGGAAGCCGTGGCCTATCGCGACCTGGTCCTGGCCTGGGGCGCAGAAACCGTGCGGGTGCCGGTGGAAGGCGATGCATCCGAGCTGATTTTCCCCATCAACGACCTTGAAGATTACGCACGCTTTCGCACTGCGGCCGCCGGCAAGCGCCGCGTACTGCTGCTGGGCGCGGGCCTGATCGGCTGCGAATTCGCCAATGACCTGATCCTCGGCGGCTATGAAATCGACCTGGTCGCGCCCTGTGAGCAAGTCATGCCGACCCTGTTGCACCCCGCGGCGGCAGCGGCAGTGCAGGCGGGGCTGGAAGGCCTGGGGGCGCGTTTCCACCTGGGCCCGGTGCTCAATCGCCTGCAACGCACGGCAGACGGGCTTGAAGCCCACTTGTCCGACGGCGAGGTGGTCGCCTGTGACCTGGTGGTGTCAGCCATCGGCCTGCGCCCGCGCATCGACCTGGCGGCTGCCGCCGGCCTGCAAACCAACCGCGGGATCATGGTGGATCGCCACCTCAAGACCTCCCACGCCAATATCTACGCCCTGGGCGACTGCGCCGAAGTCGACGGCTTGAACCTGCTCTACGTCATGCCCCTGATGACCTGTGCCCGCGCCCTGGCCCAGACCCTGGCCGGCAACGCCACCGCCGTCAGTTACGGCCCGATGCCCGTCACCGTGAAGACCCCGGTCTGCCCGCTGGTGGTTTCGCCACCGCCACGGGGCGCCGAAGGGGTCTGGAGCGTCGAAGGCCAGGGCGCCGACATCAAGGCCCTGTGCCGCGACGCCAGCGGCCGCCTGCTGGGTTATGCGCTGACCGGCAGCGCCGTGATGGAAAAACTCGCCCTCAACAAAGAACTTCCGCCGTTGCTGGCGTAA
- a CDS encoding HU family DNA-binding protein, translated as MRKPELAAAIAEKADLTKEQANRVLNAVLEEITGALHRKDSVTLVGFGTFLQRHRGARTGKNPQTGEPVKIKASNTVAFKPGKSLKDTVNA; from the coding sequence ATGCGTAAACCAGAACTCGCAGCCGCCATCGCTGAAAAAGCGGATCTCACCAAAGAACAGGCCAACCGCGTCCTCAACGCCGTTCTCGAAGAAATCACCGGCGCCCTGCACCGCAAGGACAGCGTCACCCTGGTTGGTTTCGGCACCTTCCTGCAACGCCACCGTGGCGCCCGCACCGGCAAAAACCCGCAAACCGGTGAGCCTGTGAAAATCAAGGCGAGCAACACCGTTGCGTTCAAGCCGGGTAAATCGCTTAAAGACACCGTCAACGCGTAA